One window from the genome of Lentibacillus daqui encodes:
- a CDS encoding ABC transporter ATP-binding protein, which produces MSQPILEISGLKTSFFTDDGEVPAVADVNFSIKPGEILGVVGESGCGKSVTSLSVMGLVPPPGKIIAGDIRFKNEELTKATERRMRQIRGNEIAMIFQEPMTSLNPVFTIGSQLIEGIQLHKQLSKKEAASRAVQMLEKVGMPRAKQLMKEYPHQLSGGMRQRVMIAMAMACEPELLIADEPTTALDVTIQAQILDLMKRLNEDSNTSILLITHDLGVVADVCDRIVVMYAGKVVEEGNVRTIFKNPQHPYTEGLIQSVPNMYVKKERLYSIPGNVPKPGSVQHGCLFAPRCRYAFDRCTDENPELLETEDGHQVRCFLHEKHKQEVTT; this is translated from the coding sequence GTGTCACAGCCTATTTTAGAAATTAGCGGATTAAAGACTTCCTTTTTTACAGACGATGGCGAAGTTCCCGCGGTCGCTGATGTAAATTTTTCTATTAAACCAGGAGAAATTCTGGGCGTGGTTGGCGAATCGGGTTGTGGAAAGAGTGTTACTTCGTTGTCTGTCATGGGTCTTGTGCCTCCACCGGGAAAAATCATAGCGGGGGACATTCGCTTTAAGAACGAGGAACTAACCAAGGCTACGGAACGGCGGATGCGGCAGATTCGCGGCAATGAAATCGCAATGATATTTCAAGAGCCGATGACATCGTTGAACCCGGTGTTTACAATTGGTTCGCAGCTGATCGAAGGCATCCAGCTGCATAAACAACTTTCCAAGAAGGAAGCAGCAAGTCGGGCGGTGCAAATGTTGGAGAAAGTTGGCATGCCAAGAGCAAAACAGCTTATGAAGGAATATCCGCATCAACTTTCAGGGGGGATGCGTCAGCGTGTCATGATTGCCATGGCCATGGCATGTGAACCGGAGTTACTGATTGCAGATGAACCAACGACGGCACTGGATGTCACCATTCAAGCACAAATCCTCGATTTAATGAAGCGATTGAATGAGGATTCAAACACATCCATTCTATTAATCACACACGATCTTGGCGTTGTTGCCGATGTGTGTGACCGCATCGTTGTCATGTATGCAGGTAAAGTAGTGGAAGAAGGTAATGTGCGTACTATTTTTAAAAACCCGCAACATCCCTATACAGAGGGGCTGATTCAGTCGGTGCCCAATATGTATGTCAAAAAGGAACGGCTTTATTCGATTCCAGGAAATGTGCCAAAACCAGGGTCGGTACAACATGGATGTCTCTTCGCCCCGAGATGTCGATACGCATTTGACCGCTGCACGGATGAGAATCCAGAGTTGCTGGAAACAGAAGATGGTCATCAGGTGCGTTGTTTTCTTCATGAGAAACATAAGCAGGAGGTCACAACATGA